One window from the genome of Thermus caldifontis encodes:
- a CDS encoding MFS transporter has product MLALALLKDPLYRSYWLALFTSQMGTWMQAAAQAWLVLLLTGSAERLGLVVALQFLPSLLFSLPAGVLADRYPKRNLLLFTQGGMMLLALIMALFILMGWVRYGHVLLFAFLYGALNAMDLPVRQSFTVELAGRDRYPGAIALNSFGFNLSRLLGPALAGVLIALFGVGVAYLANALSFLPLLWVLRQVPPGSRGEEGDGRWWREAQEGVRFVLQHPLVRRVVGLVLFASLLGMNFQTLVPAYARLVLGLSATGYGALLSSVGLGALGAALVMAFTGKPKPRRLLLGVFLLSLAHLGLYLPQASLASFFLALGGFGMISVLINANTLVQLSVPDRIRGRVMAVYSLVMLGTGPLGAYLTGFLFEHLGGRLAALVLGGAVLLVGLYQLRAWPTEPSPPA; this is encoded by the coding sequence GTGCTGGCCCTGGCCCTCCTCAAAGACCCCCTCTACCGCTCCTACTGGCTCGCCCTTTTCACCTCCCAGATGGGCACCTGGATGCAGGCGGCGGCCCAGGCCTGGCTGGTCCTTCTCCTTACGGGAAGCGCCGAACGGCTTGGGCTGGTGGTGGCCTTGCAGTTCCTGCCCTCTTTGCTCTTCTCCCTTCCCGCTGGGGTTTTAGCGGACCGGTACCCCAAGCGGAACCTCCTCCTTTTCACCCAGGGGGGCATGATGCTCCTGGCCCTTATCATGGCCCTTTTCATCCTCATGGGATGGGTGCGCTACGGCCACGTGCTCCTCTTCGCCTTCCTCTATGGGGCCCTGAACGCCATGGACCTTCCCGTGCGCCAAAGCTTCACCGTGGAGCTGGCGGGCCGGGACCGCTACCCCGGGGCCATCGCCTTAAACTCCTTCGGTTTCAACCTGAGCCGGCTATTGGGGCCAGCCCTGGCCGGGGTCTTGATCGCCCTTTTCGGCGTGGGGGTGGCCTATCTGGCCAACGCCCTTTCCTTTCTGCCCCTTCTGTGGGTCCTCCGTCAGGTGCCCCCCGGTTCCAGGGGCGAGGAGGGGGATGGCCGCTGGTGGCGGGAAGCCCAGGAAGGCGTGCGGTTTGTCCTCCAGCATCCCCTGGTGCGCCGGGTGGTGGGGCTGGTGCTGTTTGCCAGCCTTCTGGGGATGAACTTCCAGACCCTGGTGCCCGCCTATGCCCGGTTGGTGCTGGGTCTTTCCGCCACCGGGTATGGGGCCTTGCTTTCCAGCGTGGGGCTTGGCGCCTTGGGGGCGGCCTTGGTCATGGCCTTTACCGGTAAGCCCAAGCCAAGGAGGCTACTTCTAGGGGTCTTTCTCCTTTCCTTGGCGCATCTCGGCCTTTACCTGCCCCAGGCCTCCTTGGCCTCTTTCTTTTTGGCCCTGGGGGGGTTTGGCATGATCTCCGTGCTCATCAACGCCAATACCCTGGTGCAGCTTTCCGTGCCCGACCGGATCCGGGGCCGGGTCATGGCGGTGTACAGCCTGGTGATGCTGGGAACCGGGCCTTTGGGGGCTTACCTCACCGGCTTCCTTTTTGAACATCTGGGAGGACGGCTGGCCGCCTTGGTCCTGGGGGGAGCCGTGCTCCTGGTGGGCCTGTACCAGCTGCGTGCCTGGCCTACGGAGCCCAGTCCTCCGGCCTAG
- a CDS encoding radical SAM protein codes for MELLRLEATVLSLGDRVLSFDREGRPYHYFRRGLTYKRSLDGSLHLRYREEARKRHRLGEREALEVYGEILELADAHLQDPVRRAEVLRWTPEALLDPTPYRRAYAWPVSILPPDAYLSVVLQATTGCTWNRCAFCSFYQDRPFQKRSPEAFREHVERVLELLGKGRLLRKGVFLGDGNALALGEPLLPLLEEVRRTFPGEPILGFLDLFTGLKKEVSWWLRLRDLGLRRVYIGLETGHAPLLALLNKPGHPREALSLVRSLKEAGFSLGVILMVGAGGVAYAEAHRQESLALLAELPLGRGDVVYLSPFQEEPGTPYAALGLEALPDVEAELAAWAQGLRRMGLRAARYDIREFLY; via the coding sequence GTGGAGCTTCTTCGCCTCGAGGCCACGGTCCTCTCCTTGGGGGATCGGGTCCTTTCCTTTGACCGGGAGGGCCGGCCCTACCACTACTTCCGCCGGGGGCTCACCTACAAGCGGTCGCTGGATGGGAGCCTGCACCTCCGTTACCGGGAGGAAGCGAGGAAAAGGCACCGCTTGGGGGAAAGGGAGGCCCTGGAGGTCTACGGGGAAATCCTGGAGCTGGCGGACGCCCACCTGCAAGACCCCGTGCGCCGGGCCGAGGTCCTCCGTTGGACCCCCGAGGCGCTTCTGGACCCCACCCCCTACCGGAGGGCCTACGCCTGGCCCGTGAGCATCCTTCCCCCGGATGCCTACCTCTCCGTGGTCCTCCAGGCCACCACGGGATGCACCTGGAACCGGTGCGCCTTCTGCTCCTTCTACCAGGACCGCCCCTTTCAAAAACGAAGCCCGGAGGCTTTCCGGGAGCATGTGGAGCGGGTGTTGGAGCTACTGGGCAAGGGAAGGCTTTTGCGGAAGGGGGTTTTCCTGGGGGATGGCAATGCCCTGGCCTTAGGCGAGCCCCTTCTTCCCCTTCTGGAAGAGGTCCGCCGGACCTTTCCTGGGGAACCCATCCTGGGTTTTTTGGACCTTTTCACCGGGCTTAAGAAGGAGGTTTCTTGGTGGTTAAGGCTTCGGGACCTGGGGCTTAGGCGGGTCTATATCGGTCTGGAGACGGGACACGCTCCCCTCTTGGCCCTCCTCAATAAGCCTGGGCATCCAAGGGAGGCCCTGTCCTTGGTGCGGAGCCTAAAGGAGGCCGGATTTTCCTTGGGGGTGATCCTCATGGTGGGGGCAGGGGGCGTGGCCTATGCCGAGGCCCACCGCCAGGAAAGCCTGGCGCTTTTGGCCGAGCTCCCCTTGGGTCGGGGGGATGTGGTCTACCTGTCCCCCTTCCAGGAGGAACCCGGCACTCCTTACGCCGCCTTGGGCCTCGAGGCCCTTCCCGATGTGGAGGCGGAGCTAGCCGCCTGGGCTCAGGGGCTACGCCGGATGGGGCTAAGGGCGGCCCGGTACGACATCCGGGAGTTCCTCTACTAG
- the upp gene encoding uracil phosphoribosyltransferase has product MRITLVDHPLVQHKLAHLRDGRTGAKDFRELAEEVSLLMAYEAMRDLELTETEVETPVAPARVKVLSGKKLALVAILRAGLVMVEGILKLVPHARVGHIGLYRDPESLKPVQYYAKLPPDIHERRVFLLDPMLATGGSASRALSLLKEKGATGIKLMCLIAAPEGLERIAQDHPDTEVVVAAIDQRLNDHGYIVPGLGDAGDRIYGTK; this is encoded by the coding sequence ATGAGGATCACCCTGGTGGACCACCCCCTGGTCCAGCACAAGCTGGCCCACCTTCGCGACGGGCGCACGGGCGCCAAGGACTTCCGCGAACTGGCCGAGGAGGTATCCCTTCTCATGGCCTACGAGGCCATGCGGGACCTGGAACTCACGGAGACAGAGGTGGAAACCCCCGTGGCCCCCGCCCGGGTCAAGGTGCTTTCCGGGAAGAAGCTGGCCCTGGTGGCCATTTTGCGGGCTGGACTGGTCATGGTGGAGGGCATCCTCAAGCTGGTGCCCCATGCCCGCGTGGGGCACATCGGCCTCTACCGGGACCCCGAGTCCCTCAAGCCCGTCCAGTACTACGCCAAGCTTCCCCCCGACATCCACGAGCGCCGGGTCTTCCTCCTGGACCCCATGCTGGCCACGGGAGGCAGCGCCAGCCGGGCCCTCTCCCTCCTTAAGGAAAAGGGGGCCACGGGGATTAAGCTCATGTGCCTTATCGCCGCCCCCGAGGGCCTGGAGCGCATCGCCCAGGACCACCCCGACACCGAGGTGGTGGTGGCCGCCATCGACCAGCGCCTGAACGACCACGGTTACATCGTCCCCGGCCTGGGGGATGCCGGAGACCGCATCTACGGGACCAAATGA
- a CDS encoding NADH-quinone oxidoreductase subunit 15, with translation MSAAHERELYEAWVELLSWMREYAQEKGVRFEKEADFPDFIYRMERPYDLPTTIMTASLSDALGEPFLLADVSPRHAKLKRIGLRLPRAHVHLHAHYEPGRGLVTGKIPLTKERFFALADRAREALAFA, from the coding sequence ATGAGCGCCGCGCACGAACGGGAACTCTACGAGGCCTGGGTGGAGCTCCTTTCCTGGATGCGGGAGTATGCCCAGGAGAAGGGGGTCCGGTTTGAGAAGGAGGCGGACTTCCCCGACTTCATCTACCGCATGGAGCGCCCCTATGACCTTCCCACCACCATCATGACCGCCTCCCTTTCCGACGCCCTGGGGGAGCCCTTTTTATTGGCGGATGTGTCCCCGCGCCACGCCAAGCTGAAACGGATTGGCCTCCGGCTTCCCCGGGCCCACGTCCACCTGCACGCCCACTATGAGCCCGGGAGGGGCTTGGTGACCGGCAAAATCCCCCTCACCAAGGAGCGTTTCTTCGCCTTGGCCGACCGGGCGCGGGAAGCCTTGGCCTTCGCCTAG
- a CDS encoding nucleotidyltransferase domain-containing protein yields MEYPELEPVLSAILKTVPVRKIMLFGSRARGEGRPESDYDLLIVVPPEYKTMRAWKDLYEVTSKVKRDFSLDLILATEEDLEKYRNAWMTVYPKALKEGRVLYAA; encoded by the coding sequence GTGGAGTACCCGGAGCTGGAGCCGGTCCTTTCCGCCATCCTCAAGACCGTCCCGGTGAGGAAGATCATGCTCTTCGGCAGCCGGGCCCGGGGGGAGGGCCGCCCCGAAAGCGATTACGACCTCCTCATCGTGGTGCCCCCCGAGTACAAGACCATGCGGGCTTGGAAAGACCTCTATGAGGTCACCAGTAAGGTCAAGAGGGACTTTAGCCTGGATCTTATCCTGGCCACCGAAGAGGACCTGGAGAAGTACCGAAATGCCTGGATGACCGTCTACCCAAAGGCCCTAAAGGAGGGCCGGGTGCTCTATGCCGCATGA
- a CDS encoding HEPN domain-containing protein encodes MPHETSDPWAWLARARLGRTSPEVAWEDPCFDAQQAAEKALKALLIAWNIPFPRTHDLGRLLELIRPHFPVPPRLEGLARLNPFAVAGRYPGDLPEATEEDWKEALLLAEQRVAWVESLMSQGHG; translated from the coding sequence ATGCCGCATGAAACCTCGGACCCGTGGGCCTGGCTAGCCCGGGCCCGTCTGGGGCGGACCAGCCCGGAGGTGGCCTGGGAGGACCCCTGCTTTGACGCCCAGCAGGCTGCAGAAAAAGCCCTCAAAGCCCTCCTCATCGCCTGGAACATCCCTTTTCCCCGAACCCACGACCTGGGCAGACTTTTAGAGCTTATCCGTCCCCATTTTCCCGTGCCCCCGAGGCTGGAAGGCCTTGCCCGCCTCAACCCCTTTGCGGTGGCAGGCCGCTACCCCGGAGATCTCCCCGAAGCCACGGAAGAGGATTGGAAGGAGGCCCTCCTACTTGCGGAACAAAGGGTGGCCTGGGTGGAATCCCTCATGTCCCAGGGCCATGGCTAG
- the wecB gene encoding non-hydrolyzing UDP-N-acetylglucosamine 2-epimerase produces MKRVVLAFGTRPEATKMAPVYLALKEHPHIKPLVLLTGQHREQLRQALGLFGIQEDRNLDVMQERQALPDLAARILPQAARALEEMRADYVLVHGDTLTTFAVAWAAFLVGLPVGHVEAGLRSGNLKEPFPEEANRRLTDALTDLDFAPTPLARENLLREGKPPETILVTGQTGVDAVLLAARLGQLPQGLPPGPYVTVTMHRRENWPILSELARALRKVAEAFPHLTFVYPVHLNPVVREAVYPVLKGVNNFLLLDPLDYGPMAALMRESLLLVTDSGGLQEEGAALGVPVVVLRNVTERPEGLEAGILKLAGTDPERVYRVVAGLLRNPEELARMRQAKNPYGDGRAGVRVAQGVAWRLGLGPRPEDWAP; encoded by the coding sequence ATGAAGCGGGTAGTCCTAGCCTTTGGCACGCGGCCCGAGGCCACCAAGATGGCCCCGGTCTACCTGGCCCTCAAGGAGCACCCCCATATCAAACCCCTGGTCCTCCTCACCGGCCAGCACCGGGAACAACTCAGGCAGGCCTTGGGGCTTTTTGGCATCCAAGAGGACAGGAACCTGGACGTGATGCAAGAACGCCAGGCTTTGCCCGACCTGGCGGCCCGCATCCTGCCCCAGGCAGCAAGGGCCCTGGAGGAGATGCGGGCGGACTACGTCCTGGTCCATGGGGACACCCTCACCACCTTCGCCGTGGCCTGGGCCGCCTTTCTGGTGGGGCTTCCCGTGGGGCATGTGGAGGCGGGCTTAAGGAGTGGCAACCTCAAGGAACCCTTCCCCGAGGAGGCCAACCGTCGCCTCACCGACGCCCTCACCGACCTGGACTTCGCCCCCACCCCGCTGGCGCGGGAGAACCTGTTGAGGGAAGGCAAGCCCCCGGAAACCATCCTGGTCACCGGCCAGACGGGGGTGGATGCCGTGCTCTTGGCCGCCCGGCTAGGCCAGCTTCCCCAAGGACTTCCTCCGGGGCCCTACGTGACCGTCACCATGCACCGTCGGGAGAACTGGCCCATCCTTTCCGAGCTGGCCCGGGCCTTAAGGAAGGTGGCCGAGGCCTTTCCCCACCTCACCTTCGTCTACCCCGTGCACCTGAACCCCGTGGTGCGGGAGGCGGTTTACCCAGTGCTGAAGGGGGTGAACAACTTTCTCCTTCTAGACCCCCTGGACTACGGGCCCATGGCCGCCCTCATGCGGGAAAGCCTCCTTCTCGTCACCGACTCCGGGGGGCTGCAGGAGGAAGGGGCCGCCTTGGGGGTTCCCGTGGTGGTGCTCAGGAACGTGACGGAAAGGCCGGAAGGCCTGGAAGCGGGCATCCTCAAGCTGGCGGGCACGGATCCCGAAAGGGTATACCGGGTGGTGGCGGGGCTTTTGCGAAACCCAGAGGAACTGGCCCGCATGCGCCAGGCCAAAAACCCCTATGGGGACGGCAGGGCGGGAGTCCGGGTAGCCCAAGGGGTGGCCTGGCGCTTGGGCCTCGGGCCTAGGCCGGAGGACTGGGCTCCGTAG
- a CDS encoding TAXI family TRAP transporter solute-binding subunit, translated as MKRILILIGLVALGLALAQKPKVVIGTGSTGGVFFYYGTAMADILNKAGVAEAQPVQTGGSYDNLQLLRDRTSGTTYYCALTTTDSAYVAYTGEEPRFKDRPAKTQRVLFYMYPSFIHIVTTEKSGIKVVQDLKGKRVSTGQPGSSTENLALLVLQGAGVKPETFAKRERLPVAEAAKALAEGTLDAFFWVGGIPTSSIVELSQTLARKGDRIYLIPIDPKSTTAQVAMKRFPGLVEPYKVPKNVYNTRTDVPGLATGNIVVCPDSLPADAGYAIMKAIFENLDTLRTAVAAAKDTSLEATAKLYGKLPIPFHPGAERYLKEKGLIK; from the coding sequence ATGAAGAGAATCCTTATCCTCATCGGCTTGGTGGCCCTAGGCCTCGCCCTGGCCCAGAAACCCAAGGTGGTGATCGGCACGGGCAGCACCGGAGGGGTCTTCTTCTATTACGGTACCGCCATGGCCGACATCCTGAACAAAGCGGGGGTGGCGGAGGCCCAGCCGGTGCAGACGGGCGGTTCCTACGACAACCTCCAGCTCCTAAGGGACCGCACCTCGGGCACCACCTACTACTGCGCCCTCACCACCACCGACTCCGCCTACGTGGCCTACACCGGGGAGGAGCCCCGCTTCAAAGACCGGCCCGCCAAGACCCAGCGGGTGCTCTTTTACATGTATCCTTCCTTCATCCATATCGTGACCACGGAAAAAAGTGGCATCAAGGTGGTGCAAGACCTTAAGGGCAAGCGGGTCTCCACCGGCCAGCCCGGCTCCAGTACGGAAAACCTGGCCCTTCTGGTCCTCCAGGGGGCCGGGGTCAAGCCGGAAACCTTTGCCAAGCGGGAGCGCTTGCCCGTGGCCGAGGCGGCCAAGGCCTTGGCCGAGGGTACCCTGGACGCCTTCTTCTGGGTGGGCGGTATCCCCACCAGCTCCATCGTGGAGCTTTCCCAAACCCTCGCCCGCAAGGGAGACCGCATCTACCTGATCCCCATCGACCCCAAGAGCACCACCGCCCAGGTGGCCATGAAGAGGTTCCCCGGCCTGGTGGAGCCCTACAAGGTGCCCAAGAACGTGTACAACACCCGCACCGATGTGCCCGGGCTGGCCACGGGCAACATCGTGGTCTGCCCGGATAGCCTGCCCGCGGACGCCGGCTACGCCATCATGAAGGCCATCTTCGAGAACCTGGACACCTTGCGCACCGCCGTGGCCGCCGCCAAGGACACCAGCCTCGAGGCCACCGCCAAGCTCTATGGCAAACTTCCCATCCCCTTCCACCCGGGAGCCGAGCGGTACCTAAAGGAAAAAGGCCTCATCAAGTAA
- the hemW gene encoding radical SAM family heme chaperone HemW: protein MASLYLHVPFCPTLCPYCDFHVVRRGPGWVEAYLKRLSEEAQRLHESHPQPLKTLYLGGGTPSFLRDRELVSLFQALPWELEADAEVTLEANPGTLNQQRLALLKDLGVNRLSLGVQSFQDRVLKFLGRAHGRKGALKAVELALEGGFRVSLDLILGLPMQDVEQDLKEAAFLGVGHVSAYTLQVEKGTPFALLGLGEDPEREGWAMERAEEVLGEAGLWRYEVSNFARPKEEAQHNLVYWRNGFWLALGPGATGQYPGMGAVYAFRRTNPPLPRWLLGEPPQEEAISPLEHAKESLMLGLRLREGVDVEALERRTGLPLRPRLEDAARNLAQEGYLEVEGSRLKPTPKGLPLLHRVVLELWEALEG, encoded by the coding sequence ATGGCTAGCCTCTACCTCCACGTCCCCTTCTGCCCCACCCTATGCCCCTACTGCGACTTTCACGTGGTGCGCCGAGGCCCGGGGTGGGTGGAGGCCTATCTAAAGCGCCTAAGCGAGGAAGCCCAAAGGCTTCACGAAAGCCACCCTCAGCCCCTCAAAACCCTCTACCTGGGCGGGGGCACCCCGAGCTTCCTCCGGGATCGGGAACTGGTCTCCCTTTTCCAGGCCCTTCCCTGGGAGCTGGAAGCGGATGCAGAGGTGACCCTCGAGGCCAACCCCGGCACGTTAAACCAGCAAAGGCTTGCCCTCCTAAAAGACCTCGGGGTCAACCGCCTCTCCCTAGGGGTGCAAAGCTTCCAGGATCGGGTGCTGAAGTTTCTGGGCCGGGCCCATGGGCGAAAGGGGGCCCTGAAAGCCGTGGAGCTGGCCTTGGAGGGGGGGTTTAGGGTTTCCTTGGACCTCATCCTGGGCCTTCCCATGCAGGACGTGGAACAGGACCTAAAGGAGGCCGCCTTCCTAGGGGTGGGGCACGTGTCCGCCTACACCCTGCAGGTGGAGAAGGGTACCCCCTTCGCCCTTTTGGGCTTGGGGGAGGACCCGGAAAGGGAAGGCTGGGCCATGGAGAGGGCGGAGGAGGTGTTGGGGGAAGCCGGCCTTTGGCGCTACGAGGTTTCCAACTTTGCTAGACCCAAGGAGGAGGCCCAGCACAACCTGGTCTACTGGCGGAACGGCTTCTGGCTGGCCTTGGGCCCTGGGGCCACGGGCCAGTACCCGGGCATGGGAGCCGTCTACGCTTTCCGCCGCACCAACCCTCCCCTCCCCCGCTGGCTCCTAGGGGAACCCCCCCAGGAGGAGGCCATCTCCCCCCTGGAGCACGCCAAGGAAAGCCTGATGCTGGGCCTGCGCTTGAGGGAGGGGGTGGATGTGGAGGCCTTGGAGAGGAGAACAGGCCTCCCCTTGCGGCCAAGGCTGGAGGATGCCGCTCGGAACCTGGCCCAGGAAGGCTATCTGGAGGTGGAGGGTTCCCGCCTAAAGCCCACCCCAAAGGGCCTCCCCCTCCTGCACCGGGTGGTGCTGGAGCTATGGGAAGCCCTCGAGGGCTAG
- a CDS encoding phosphotransferase family protein: protein MAVSALKGLLPPELLPRLTPLGGFEARVYTDGDKVYKVYRPKEAHLAALEAHRMARAGLGSFVLGVAQVAGHGVLITRRFPGEPFTPKSFTPKALAALSHLFLSLHRLPEPGYVDRQELLERLELFAESLHEIPEARSLIQALKREVGMAAGVERRFCHRDAWAGNLLLKVPEGPFQEGPEVLLVDWVRSGGDDPARDLALLKTGSLDLLGEETARKVLFRLARFYPREVRERLAFYVPLTYLHDLHWFRSKRPEGFLEALKEKLPRALGFFQDCFPPRNRAC from the coding sequence GTGGCGGTTTCGGCCCTGAAGGGCCTCCTTCCCCCCGAACTCCTTCCACGCCTTACCCCTCTGGGCGGCTTTGAAGCCCGGGTGTACACGGATGGAGACAAGGTCTACAAGGTGTACCGCCCAAAGGAAGCCCATCTGGCGGCCCTCGAGGCCCACAGGATGGCCCGGGCAGGCCTGGGGAGCTTTGTGCTGGGGGTGGCCCAGGTGGCAGGGCACGGGGTCCTCATCACCCGCCGCTTCCCGGGAGAACCCTTTACCCCCAAGTCCTTTACCCCCAAAGCCCTGGCCGCCCTTTCCCACCTCTTCCTTTCCCTCCACCGCCTGCCCGAGCCCGGCTACGTGGACCGCCAGGAGCTTCTGGAACGACTTGAGCTATTCGCCGAAAGCCTCCACGAGATACCCGAAGCCCGCTCCCTGATCCAAGCCCTAAAGCGGGAAGTGGGCATGGCGGCAGGGGTAGAGCGTCGCTTTTGCCACCGGGATGCCTGGGCAGGAAACCTCCTCCTCAAGGTGCCGGAGGGCCCTTTCCAGGAAGGCCCCGAGGTGCTCCTGGTGGACTGGGTCCGCTCCGGCGGCGACGATCCCGCCCGGGACCTGGCTCTCCTCAAGACGGGAAGCCTAGACCTTTTGGGAGAGGAAACCGCCCGGAAGGTCCTCTTCCGCCTGGCGCGCTTCTACCCAAGGGAGGTACGGGAGCGACTGGCCTTTTACGTACCCCTTACCTACCTCCACGACCTCCATTGGTTCCGCAGCAAAAGGCCCGAGGGGTTCCTCGAGGCCCTAAAAGAAAAGCTTCCCCGGGCCCTGGGCTTCTTCCAGGACTGCTTTCCCCCAAGAAACCGGGCATGTTAG
- a CDS encoding site-2 protease family protein, whose amino-acid sequence MFQRGLTLFRILGIPIQLDLSLLLILPLLAFLIGSNLPIYLELFGLPEDPGLLQGPWPFLLGLLAALGLFFSVLLHELGDALTARRFGIETKRITLWLLGGVAQMERVPQEPKKELWVALAGPAVSFALALLFRLARLEAGAMGFLTHYLALVNLMLGLFNLLPALPLDGGRVYRALLAFRKPYLQATRQALALSQAVAWALGLFGLVVFNPFLILIAFFVYMASRAEVEATLLAQALSGLKVKDLMTPEPLVIPPSLPVQEVLSLALVHKVSGFPVVEEGQVLGVVGLEGLEGANPVAPVVHYLKEPLVLSPEEDALTAMERMAEQGYARALVMEEGRLVGILSKTDLLRAFQVRMLGRPSP is encoded by the coding sequence ATGTTCCAGCGCGGCCTAACCCTTTTCCGCATCCTGGGGATCCCCATCCAGCTGGACCTTTCCCTTCTCCTGATCCTGCCCCTTTTGGCCTTCCTCATTGGGAGTAACCTGCCCATCTACCTGGAGCTTTTTGGCCTGCCGGAAGACCCCGGCCTCCTCCAGGGCCCGTGGCCCTTTCTCCTGGGCCTTTTGGCCGCCTTGGGTCTTTTTTTCTCCGTGCTCCTGCACGAGCTAGGCGATGCCCTCACCGCCCGGCGCTTTGGCATTGAGACCAAGCGCATCACCCTCTGGCTTTTAGGAGGCGTGGCCCAGATGGAGCGCGTCCCCCAAGAACCCAAAAAGGAGCTCTGGGTGGCCCTGGCGGGCCCCGCGGTGAGTTTTGCCCTGGCCCTCCTTTTCCGCCTGGCCCGCCTGGAGGCTGGAGCCATGGGCTTTCTCACCCACTACCTGGCCTTGGTGAACCTGATGCTGGGGCTTTTCAACCTCCTCCCCGCCCTGCCCCTGGATGGGGGGCGGGTTTACCGGGCGCTGCTGGCCTTTAGGAAACCCTACCTCCAGGCCACCCGGCAGGCCCTGGCCTTAAGCCAGGCGGTGGCCTGGGCCCTGGGGCTATTCGGTTTGGTGGTCTTCAATCCCTTCCTGATCCTCATCGCCTTTTTCGTGTACATGGCCTCGAGGGCCGAGGTGGAGGCCACCCTCCTGGCCCAGGCGCTAAGTGGGCTCAAGGTCAAGGACCTCATGACCCCAGAACCCTTGGTCATCCCCCCCTCCCTTCCCGTCCAGGAGGTCTTGAGCCTGGCCTTGGTCCACAAGGTTTCCGGCTTCCCCGTGGTGGAGGAGGGGCAGGTTTTGGGGGTGGTGGGCCTCGAGGGGCTGGAGGGCGCCAACCCCGTGGCCCCGGTGGTCCACTACCTCAAAGAGCCCCTGGTCCTTTCCCCCGAGGAGGACGCCCTCACCGCCATGGAGCGCATGGCGGAACAGGGGTATGCCCGGGCCCTGGTGATGGAAGAAGGCCGCCTTGTGGGCATCCTCAGCAAAACCGACCTCCTAAGGGCCTTCCAGGTGCGGATGCTGGGGCGTCCCTCACCTTGA
- a CDS encoding MraY family glycosyltransferase, with amino-acid sequence MTELLRKIGVAEPGGTGWLTVAFVFLLALFFTWRFLPQVRRFALKVGWADMPNERRLNREPLPNAGGLAVYAGVVLALVVAAFLRPILVEHVLIQILAILLGGAWLVLVGFIDDQFGLPPLFRLFAQTLAALLLMAVGVRFEAAFGTPLDPALGLFLTWLWVVGITNALNLMDGLDGLAGGIAYISAMSLLFVSAQFPYWAAGTLVLAALAGAALGFLRHNLHPSRIILGDAGAYFLGYTLAATALLGNLKLTTFLGLLPPALFLLLPILDTTQVVVRRLLRRQNPLSTPGKDHIHHRLLARGLSQRRVAFLLWGLALLFNLLAMAYLGMPKEAILASLLATVSGLGWVTYRRLRALWRGVE; translated from the coding sequence ATGACGGAACTCCTTAGGAAAATCGGGGTGGCGGAGCCCGGGGGCACCGGCTGGCTCACGGTGGCCTTTGTCTTCCTCCTGGCCCTCTTCTTTACCTGGCGCTTCCTGCCCCAGGTGCGCCGCTTCGCCCTCAAGGTAGGGTGGGCGGACATGCCCAACGAAAGGCGCCTCAACCGGGAGCCCCTGCCCAACGCCGGGGGCCTTGCGGTCTATGCGGGCGTGGTCTTGGCCCTGGTGGTGGCGGCCTTCCTAAGGCCTATCCTGGTGGAGCACGTTCTTATCCAGATCCTTGCCATCCTGCTTGGGGGAGCCTGGCTGGTGCTGGTGGGATTCATCGATGACCAGTTCGGCCTTCCTCCCCTTTTCCGCCTCTTCGCCCAAACTTTGGCGGCCCTTCTCCTCATGGCGGTGGGGGTGCGGTTTGAGGCCGCCTTCGGCACCCCTTTGGACCCCGCCTTGGGGCTTTTCCTCACCTGGCTTTGGGTGGTGGGCATTACCAACGCCTTGAACCTGATGGACGGCTTGGACGGCTTGGCTGGGGGCATCGCCTACATCAGCGCCATGAGCCTCCTTTTCGTCAGCGCCCAGTTTCCCTACTGGGCGGCGGGCACCCTGGTCCTGGCGGCCCTGGCCGGGGCCGCCTTAGGCTTTCTGCGGCACAACCTGCACCCCAGCCGCATCATCCTGGGGGATGCCGGGGCCTACTTCCTGGGCTACACCCTGGCGGCCACCGCCCTTCTGGGCAACCTAAAGCTCACCACCTTTTTAGGTCTCTTGCCGCCCGCCCTCTTCCTCCTCCTGCCCATCCTGGACACCACCCAGGTGGTGGTGCGAAGGCTCTTAAGGCGGCAAAACCCCCTTTCCACCCCGGGCAAGGACCACATCCACCACCGGCTTCTCGCCCGAGGGCTTTCGCAAAGGCGGGTGGCCTTTCTCCTTTGGGGCCTAGCCCTCCTCTTCAACCTCCTGGCCATGGCCTATCTGGGCATGCCCAAGGAGGCCATCCTGGCAAGCCTCCTGGCCACGGTCTCGGGCCTGGGCTGGGTGACCTACCGCCGCTTAAGGGCCCTTTGGAGGGGGGTAGAATAG